In Desulfonatronum thioautotrophicum, a genomic segment contains:
- a CDS encoding DEAD/DEAH box helicase — MSIEQFAELGLSEEILKAVQDMGFEEPSPIQALAIPMLMQGRDVIGQAQTGTGKTVAFGIPILEKVDPANRDTQAIVICPTRELAIQVAEELNTLAKYRKGITVLPVYGGQPIDRQFRVLRQGVQVVIGTPGRVMDHLDRGTIQLDKIKIAVLDEADEMLDMGFREDIEQILQAAPAERQTVLFSATMPPDILRLADKYLTDRLLAKVSQKVLTVPNIEQFFYEVPRGSRLEAMCRIIDVYNPKLSIVFSNTKRGVDQIVEHLQARGYMSEGLHGDMNQGQRDRVMGKFRSGNVEILVATDVAARGIDVDDVEAVFNFDIPSDVEYYVHRIGRTGRAGRTGRAFTFASGREFYKLRDIQRFTKAKMVQRSVPSVGDVEQAKTEMFLNRVRESMTAGELDKQIRTVEHFLENEQVSSLDMAAALLKMLMGPPREAQDDTLLFTEPSRGRFGDREHPGGRSREIAPRQGMTRLQLNVGRHQNVEVRDVVGAIAGETGLSGRQIGKILLQDNRSFVEVPSEFAGEVVRVMNGNQIRGLRIEVKELAQGGHADDDQRPPRKRPATVRPFRAKRPMGGGSQGWDK; from the coding sequence AACCGTGGCATTCGGGATCCCGATTCTGGAAAAGGTCGATCCCGCCAACCGAGACACCCAGGCCATCGTGATCTGCCCGACTCGGGAATTGGCCATCCAGGTGGCCGAAGAGTTGAATACCCTGGCCAAGTATCGCAAGGGAATCACCGTGCTTCCGGTGTACGGAGGGCAGCCCATTGACCGGCAGTTTCGTGTCCTGCGTCAGGGCGTGCAGGTGGTCATCGGCACGCCGGGCCGGGTCATGGACCATCTGGATCGGGGGACCATCCAGCTGGACAAGATCAAGATCGCCGTTCTGGATGAAGCGGACGAGATGCTGGACATGGGATTTCGGGAAGATATTGAGCAGATTCTCCAGGCCGCGCCTGCCGAGCGGCAGACCGTCCTCTTTTCCGCGACCATGCCGCCGGATATTCTGCGTTTGGCAGACAAATACCTGACGGATCGGCTCCTGGCCAAGGTGTCTCAGAAGGTGCTCACTGTTCCGAATATTGAACAGTTTTTCTACGAAGTGCCCCGGGGATCGCGCCTGGAGGCCATGTGCAGGATCATCGACGTCTACAATCCCAAGCTGAGCATTGTTTTTTCCAACACCAAGCGGGGCGTGGACCAGATCGTGGAGCATCTCCAGGCCCGGGGGTATATGTCCGAAGGGCTGCACGGGGACATGAACCAGGGACAGCGAGACCGGGTCATGGGCAAGTTTCGTTCCGGCAACGTGGAAATCCTTGTGGCCACGGACGTGGCCGCCCGCGGTATTGACGTGGATGACGTGGAGGCGGTGTTCAACTTCGATATTCCCAGTGACGTGGAGTATTACGTACATCGCATCGGCCGCACCGGCCGGGCCGGTCGGACCGGCCGGGCCTTCACCTTTGCCTCTGGTCGGGAGTTCTACAAGCTGCGGGACATCCAACGGTTCACCAAGGCCAAGATGGTGCAGCGCAGCGTGCCCAGTGTCGGGGATGTGGAGCAGGCCAAGACGGAAATGTTCCTGAACCGGGTTCGGGAGAGCATGACCGCGGGTGAGTTGGACAAGCAGATTCGCACCGTGGAGCATTTTCTGGAAAACGAACAGGTCTCTTCCCTGGATATGGCCGCGGCCTTGCTGAAAATGCTTATGGGGCCGCCTCGTGAAGCCCAGGATGATACGCTGCTCTTCACGGAGCCATCCCGGGGTCGTTTCGGGGACCGGGAGCATCCCGGCGGACGTTCGCGGGAAATTGCCCCCCGTCAGGGCATGACCCGATTGCAGCTCAATGTCGGCCGCCATCAGAATGTGGAGGTCCGCGACGTTGTCGGGGCCATTGCCGGGGAAACTGGCTTATCCGGCAGGCAGATCGGCAAGATCCTGCTGCAGGACAATCGCAGTTTCGTTGAAGTGCCTTCGGAATTCGCCGGGGAAGTGGTCCGGGTGATGAACGGCAACCAGATTCGGGGTCTGCGTATTGAGGTCAAAGAGCTCGCCCAGGGTGGGCACGCGGACGATGACCAACGGCCCCCGCGCAAACGACCCGCGACCGTCCGCCCCTTTCGGGCCAAGCGGCCCATGGGTGGCGGTTCGCAGGGCTGGGATAAGTAA